The Thermodesulfobacteriota bacterium nucleotide sequence GACATCTCCTCCAGGGCCGCCGAGGTCTGCTCCAGGGCCGCCGCCTGCTCCACCGCAGCCTCGGCCAGGCTGTGGCTGGTGCCGGATAGTTGGCCGGCGGTGGTGGCCAGCTGGCCGGAATTGCCGGTGAGATCGGCGACCGCCCGCCGCACCGGCCGGACGATTCCTCGGCCCAGAACAAGGGCCAAGGCGATGCCAGCCACCAGGCTGGCCAGGCCGGTCGCCGAGACCCCCAGGCGGGCCGCATCGCTCGCCGACAAGGCCAGCTGCGCCTTCTCCGTAGAAACGGCGGCATTGGCCTCCTTCAGCCGGCCCATCCGGGCGGCGAAGGCCACACCCGCCTCCTCCAGACGGTCCGCCTGGCTGGCCACCACCTGGGCGTTGCCCTGGCGCACCAATGGCCAAAGGGCCTGGGCGGCCTGGTTGAAGGCATCGCGCTCTTTGGCCGCCTCGGCGAGCATCAGCGGCCAGCCCGCGGCCACCAAGTCGGGATCAGACTGCACCGCCGCAGCGATCTCACCCAGCAGCCGGTCCACCTCCTGCCCCAGCTGGGCAAAGGTCTCCGGATAGCGCTCCTCCCGGTGGACGACGAAGAGCAGGGCCGTCGCCTCCTGGGCCTTCATCTGGGTGGTGAGATTCCCCACCGCCAGGCTGACGGGCAGGTGCACGGCGCTCATGTCCTGCACCTCGATGGCCACATTCCGGGAGGCCCACCAGGCGATCCCCCCCACCAGGACAGAAAGAAGAATCATCAAGCCAAAACCGGCGCTCAACCGCCTGCCCACCGTCCACTGCCTCATCGCCATCTCCATGGTTCGGTTGCATGTGACAGGGCACCACGCGCGACGCCCTGGCCTCCAGGCCCTTCCTGACGGCCCATCGCCTCAGTGTAGGGAAACCGTCCTCGTCCGTCAAGGGAGCTATCAGGGCAGCGGCGGAGAATCCAGGCTGATTCCTCAAGTGATCATGAGCAGTTACTGCTGGGAGGGCCATCCGGACCGCGCCGGTGCTCAGCGCGAATAGCGGGGCAGGCAGCCCGACCCGAGGGGCGTCCCCAGCGGCCTCCGAGCGAGAACTTTTTGTCCCATACTCCGGCAAGCCGCGCCCTTGACTGTTGTCAAACCGGGTCGGCTGTGTTAAAGAAGGGGTCTTTCCGGTCCCGCTTCGGGTGGCCGGATCGTCCGGCGGCGTAGCCAAGTGGCCAAGGCAGCGGTCTGCAAAACCGTTATTCGGCGGTTCAAATCCGCCCGCCGCCTCCAGATACGCAAAAGGGGCTGAACGGCGATCCGTTCAGCCCCTTTTTGCTGTCCCTCTTCCCCGCCCGCCCCCCACGCCAATCTCGCAAAGGGGCCTCACCCCCAGGAAAAACTCTGCAGGGGCTGCCCGTCGCGCCGCGACAGGCCAGCCCCTGTGTGCCTCCCCGACCGCGCCCGACCGAGCGGGCGCCCCCCCTTCTGCCCGGCCGCCGGTATTCCGGCCTACAGCATGCCCTTCATGGCGGTGGCCGCCATGTCCACCAGACGCTGGGGCAGGAGGCCCATGACGACGATGAGCGCCATGAGGCCGTAGGACAGCACCCGGGTCAGCCCATCCACCGCCACCGCCGGCCGGTCATTGGCGTCCTTGGTGTAGGACACCCGGACCACGGACAGGTAGTAGTAGATGGAGATGGCGGTGTTGATGGCCGCGCAGACAACCAGCCACAGATAGCCCTCCTGCAAGGCGTTATAGAGGAGCATGAACTTGCCCATGAAGCCGACGAAGGGCGGGATACCCGCCAGGGCAAACATGCCCACCGCCAGGGTCAAGGCCAGGATCGGCGAACGCTGGTGCAGGCCCTCCAGATCCTCGATGGCCACGTTCTCGCCGTCCCGCGACACCTGGCAGATCACCAGGAAGCAGGCCAGGTTCATGATCAGGTAGCCGGCGATGTAGTAGATCGCGGCGCCGTAACCGGCCTCCCGCAGGGTGAGAATGCCGATCAGGACGTAGCCGGCATGCGCCACCGAGGAGAAGCCCAGCATCCTCTTGATGTCCTTTTGCACCAGGGCGATGAGATTGCCGTAGAACATCGACGCCACAGACAGGATCATGAGCATCTCGGTCAGTGCCCGGGCGTCGGGACCGGCCAAGGTGACCAGGCGGATGAGGAGGGCCACAGCGCCGAGCTTGGGCGCCGTGGCGCAGTAGGCCGCGGTCTCGTTGGAGGCGCCCTGGTAAACGTCCGGCACCCAGAACTGGAAGGGGAAGACAGCGAGCTTGAAGAAGAAGCCGCACAGGAGCATCCCCATGCCCACCACCGCCACCGGCTGGCCCATGAGGCTGCCCAGCTTGGGCATGATACCCGCCAGGTAGGTGGTCCCGGTGATGCCGAAGATGTAGCTCATGCCAAACAGCATCACGCCAGTAGCCACCGCACCAAAGAGGATGTATTTGACGCCCGCCTCCATCTGGGCGTGCAGGCCGGGGCGGTCGTCGCGCATCGGCACCAGCACGTACAGGGAATAGGACGAGACCTCCAGGGCGATGAAGATGGTCAACAGCTCCACCGAAGAGACCAGCATCATCAGGCCCAGGGCGGACAGCACCATGAACATGTAGAACTCGGCGTGCACCTCCGGCCGCACCCCCTTGAGGCCCCGGCCGAAGATGATCACGGCTGCCAGGCCGATGGCCACCGCCAGCTTGAAGCCCTGGGAGAAGAGATCCACCCGGTAGGCGTCAAAAAAGAGGCTGCCTTCGAAGGAAAGACACGCCGCCACCGCCCCCACCCCCAGCACTGATCCGGCCAGGGCCAGGTTGCGGGCGGCCGCCGCCGCCGACCGGCCCAGGGAGACCAGAAAGAGGAGCAGGCAGAAGCCGAGATAGTACAGTTCCGGGGCAAAGAGGATGGCCTTCATCGTGGGTCCTTGTCGTAGGCGTCTTGTTCGTCAGCCGGGCGTGATCGTCATTCAGGGAATGGGCACGCTCATCGCCACCTGGGAAAACTGCCCGGCCTGGACCTGGGCCACCAGGTGCTCGACGCTGGCGTGCATGACATTCATGAACGGCTCCGGAGAAAGCCCGATCCAGAGCATGAACACCAGGAGGGGGGCCAGGGTGACCATCTCCCGGAGGTTGAGGTCACGCAGGTGCTCCTCGTGGGGATGATCGCTCTCCGCACCCCAGACCACTTTCTGCAGAAGGCGCAGCATGTAGGCGGCCGCCAGCACGGCGCCCGGGATGGAGCAGGCGGCGATCAGCTTGTGGCTGGAGAACGCGCCGGCCAAAACCAGAAACTCGCCAACAAAGGAGTTGGTGCCTGGAAAGGCCAGGGAAGAAAGGGAGAAGAAGCCCAGGAACAGCACATAGACCGGCATCAACCGGCCGATAGCTGCAGCGGAGGACAGCTCCCGGGAATGGGTGCGCTCGTAGATCATGCCGACCAGGATAAAGAGAGCGCCGGTGGTGATGCCGTGATTGATCATCTGGAGGATGGCGCCCTCGATCCCATTCTTGTTGAGGACAAAAATGCCCAGGGTGACAAAACCCATGTGCCCCACCGAAGAATAGGCGATCAGCTTCTTCATGTCGCTCTGGCCCAGAGCGGTAAGCCCGCCGTAGATGATGGCGATCACCGACAGCCAGAGGATGTACGGCATGAACAGGACAGCAGCCTCCGGCGTGATGGGCAGGCAGAAGCGGACAAAGCCGTACGTGCCCATCTTCAGCAGCACCGAGGCCAGAAGCACGGAGCCGGCGGTCGGCGCCTCCACGTGGGCGGCCGGCAGCCAGGTATGGAACGGGAACATCGGCACCTTGATGGCGAAGGCGAGGAAGAAGGCCAGGAACACCCAGAGCTGGAAGATCGGCGAGTAGCCCTTGCCCATCATCATCGGGATGGAGAAAGTGCCGGCCTCGAAGTAGAGGGCGATGATCGCCACCAGCATCAGCACCGATCCGGCCAGGGTGTACAAGAAGAACTTGACCGAGGCGTAGACCTTGCGGGGCCCGCCCCAGACCGCGATCAGGAGGTACATGGGGATGAGCATCGCTTCCCAGAGGATGTAGAAGAGTACGAAATCCAGGGCAGCGAATACCCCCACCATGGAGGTCTCCATGATGAGAAGGCAGATCATGAAATGCCGGATGCGGCGGGTGATGTAGCGCCAGGAGCAGAGCACGCACAGCGGCATGAGCAGGGTGGTCAGCAGGATGAGCAGCAGGCTGATCCCGTCCACCCCCAGGGTGTAGTTTACGTCCAGGGCCCGGATCCAGGGCAGATGCTCGCCGAACTGGTACTGGGCGGTCCCGGTCTGGAAGTTGAAATAGAGCGGCAGGGAAAGGGCCGCGTTGGCGGCAGTCACCGCCAAGGTCCAATACTTGGAGCCCTCTTCGGAGCGGAGGACCAGAAGCACCGCCGCCCCCGCCAGGGGCAGGAAGATGAGCACCGACAGGATCGGCCAGCCCAGATGGTTCAGGATCAGAAAATCTTCCATGGCTTACCCCGGGAGAACGCTGTTAGGCGAAAACAAAGATCATGACGATGGCTGCCACACCGGCCGCTGCCATGAAGATGCCGTACTGGAACTGACCCGTCTGGAGATGGCGCAGGTCAGAGCCCACCGACCGCACCCAGCGGGCGATGCCGTCGATGATCAGGTCGATGATGTTCCAGTCGAACCAGGAGGCGAAGCGGGCCTTGGCCATCAATGGAATGAGTCCCAGATACCGGTAGGCCTCACCCCAGGCGGTGTCCATACCCTGGATCGGCTTCGAGGCCAGCCACAGGAAGCCACGGCCCCCCATGCGGTAGAACCAGTCGAGGTCGATGGAGATCGTCGGCTCCGGGGCCAGCTTCTTGGTGAAGAGAAAGAAGCCCAGGGCCGTGAAGAGCAGGATGTTCAAGGTCTCCGACAGGTGGTAGGTGTCGTAGGGATGGTAGTTCGCCGCCACCTCGGGGTAGGGCAGCATATGGTAGAGGTACGGGGTGTAGGAGCCGATGAAGATGCACAGGATCGAGGCAATGATCATGGCGCCATTCATGTTCCAGGGCGCCTCCCGGGCCTTGTTCCAGGTCTCTTCCGAACAGTTGTTCTTCCCGAACCAGATGAAGTACGGCACCTTGAGGCCGGTGTGGAGGAAGGTACCGGCTGAAGCCAGGGTAAGGCCGAAGGCCGCCCACAGGATGTGGGACTGGAAAGCCCCCGCCACGATCATCGCCTTGGAGACAAAGCCCGAGAACAGGGGGAAGGCGGAGATCGACAGCCCGCCGATGAGGGTGAAGACAAAGGCCCAGGGCATGCGCTTATAGAGGCCGCCCAGCTCCGAAAACTTGGCGGTACCGGTGGCGTAGAGCACGGCGCCGGTGCCCATGAACAGGAGGCCCTTGTAGAGGATGTGGGCGAAGGCATGGGCACAGGTGCCGTTGATGGCCAGCTCGGTGCCGATACCGACCCCCGCCACCATGTAGCCGACCTGGGAGATGATGTGATAGGCCAGCAGTCGCCGGGCGTCGTTCTCCAGCACCGCGTACACAACGCCGTAGAGGGCCATGGCCACGCCCAGGGGCACCAGGATATCCATGCCGGCCATGGCTCGGGCCAGGGTGTACACCGCGGTCTTGGTGGTGAAGGCGCACATGAAGACCGAGCCGGAGACGGTGGCCTCGGCATACGCATCCGGCAGCCAGGCGTGCAGCGGCGGCACCGCGGCGTTGAGGATGAAGCCGATCATGATCAGGTAGGTGGCCAGTGTCGGGTTGTCCACCCCCGCGGGTCCAAAGAAGAGGTCGCCACCGGTCTCCTGGAAGCGGAGCACGAAACCGGCCAGGAGAATGAGCCCACCGGCGGTGTGGACCAGAAGGTACCGGTAGCCGGAGGCCAGGGCTTTGGCACCCCGCCGGTACCAGACCAGGAAGACCGAGGAGAAGGCCATGAGCTCCCAGAAGACAAAGAGCACCAGGTAGTCACCGCAGAAGACCACACCCAGGGAGCCGGCCACATACAGCCAGGCCGCCATATGCTGGCCGTCCTCCTCGACATTGAGGCCGTACAGGGTGCCGATCAGGCACATGAGGCTCATGATATGGGCGAAGACCAGGGTCAGCCGGTCGACGCGGCCAAAGGTCAGGGTCCAGTTCAGGACCTGCACCACGCCATAGGTGCCCTGGGGCATGGCGTACTGGATGTAGAGGACGTCGGCGAAGGAGGCGATGGGGACCGCCATGAGGAAGATCTTCTTCACCGGCCTCGGCACCAGGGGCAGGAGCAGGGCGCCTGCCACCATGATCAAGGTCGGGTGGATCCACAGATCACTTGTCATAGTAATCCTCCCGGGTCATGATGCCGAGATGGCCGAACCACTTGGAGACAAAGATGATGAGGGTGCAGGAGATGAAGCCGAACACCGCCCAGAATCCCGGCCAGTGCTCGGGGCTGGTGTGCGCGTGCTCCTTGCTCACAAAGACGGCATCCCACACCACCAGGAGTGCCAGCACGATGTAGCAGACCAGAACGACGGTCTTGAGCCGATCGCGCAGGAAGTCGATGAGCTTAACCAAGTCCATGGGTCACCGCCTTGATGAACTGCATGAAGAAGTCCGGATAGATACCCATAATGACCGAGATGATCGCCGTGGCGGTCAGCGGGATGACCATGGCCATCGGCGCCTCCTCCACCTTGTTGTAGACCACGCCGGCCGGCGGCGCGCCGAAGAAGGCCTTGAAGGCCACTGGCGCGAAGTAGCCGACGTTCAACAGGGTCGAGCTCAGGAGCACCAGGAGGATGCCGATCTGGTGCGCCTCCAAGGAGCCCATGAGCAGGTACCATTTGCTGATGAAGCCCGCCACTGGCGGCGCGCCGATCATGGACAGGGAAGCGATGGCGAAGGCGCCGAAGGTGAACGGCATGGCCCGGCCCAGGCCGCTCATCTCCGAGATCTGCTTCTTGTGGGTGGCCACGTAGATGGCGCCGGCGCAGAAGAACAGCGTGATCTTGGAGAAGGCGTGATTGGCAATGTGGACGATGCCGCCCTCGATACCGGACGGCGTCAGGAGCGCCACGCCGAGGATGATGTAGGAGAGCTGGCTCACCGTGGAATAGGCCAGCCGCGCCTTGAGGTTGTCCTTGGACAGGGCGATGATCGAGGCGGTGAGGATGGTGAACGACACCAGATAGGCGGTGGGGATGCCCAGGTTGAGGCGGGTCATGGTGTCCACGCCGAACACGTAGAGCATCACCCGGGTGGTGGAGAAGACGCCGATCTTGACCACGGCCACCGCGTGGAGGAGGGCAGAGACCGGGGTAGGCGCCACCATCGCCGAAGGCAGCCAGTTGTGGAAGGGCATGACGCCGTTCTTGGCAAACCCGAAGATGCAGCAGACGAACATGATGGTCACCAGGAGCGGGTTGGCATCCGCCGGGATGATGCCGGTGCGGATGTTGTCCGGGAACTCCAGGTGGCCGTTCATGACGTAGAGAAGCGCCATGGTGGGCAGGACCATCCCCTTGGCCGTGGTGGTCAGGTAGACGATGTACTTCTTGGCGCCTTCGTACGACTCGGTGTCCTGGTGATGCGCAA carries:
- a CDS encoding monovalent cation/H+ antiporter subunit D family protein, giving the protein METVVSPAPVWALLTSLTGVIGILLTRRNGNLREGVHFTAAVVKFGIIAYFILPIVWAGNRVEYTLFKILPGLSVTFRVDAFGMVFALVASFLWMLAVWYSLGYMRGLHEHAQTRFSACFALALFGAVGGAMAGNMFTLYLFYEIVSVCTYPLVAHHQDTESYEGAKKYIVYLTTTAKGMVLPTMALLYVMNGHLEFPDNIRTGIIPADANPLLVTIMFVCCIFGFAKNGVMPFHNWLPSAMVAPTPVSALLHAVAVVKIGVFSTTRVMLYVFGVDTMTRLNLGIPTAYLVSFTILTASIIALSKDNLKARLAYSTVSQLSYIILGVALLTPSGIEGGIVHIANHAFSKITLFFCAGAIYVATHKKQISEMSGLGRAMPFTFGAFAIASLSMIGAPPVAGFISKWYLLMGSLEAHQIGILLVLLSSTLLNVGYFAPVAFKAFFGAPPAGVVYNKVEEAPMAMVIPLTATAIISVIMGIYPDFFMQFIKAVTHGLG
- a CDS encoding Na(+)/H(+) antiporter subunit D is translated as MTSDLWIHPTLIMVAGALLLPLVPRPVKKIFLMAVPIASFADVLYIQYAMPQGTYGVVQVLNWTLTFGRVDRLTLVFAHIMSLMCLIGTLYGLNVEEDGQHMAAWLYVAGSLGVVFCGDYLVLFVFWELMAFSSVFLVWYRRGAKALASGYRYLLVHTAGGLILLAGFVLRFQETGGDLFFGPAGVDNPTLATYLIMIGFILNAAVPPLHAWLPDAYAEATVSGSVFMCAFTTKTAVYTLARAMAGMDILVPLGVAMALYGVVYAVLENDARRLLAYHIISQVGYMVAGVGIGTELAINGTCAHAFAHILYKGLLFMGTGAVLYATGTAKFSELGGLYKRMPWAFVFTLIGGLSISAFPLFSGFVSKAMIVAGAFQSHILWAAFGLTLASAGTFLHTGLKVPYFIWFGKNNCSEETWNKAREAPWNMNGAMIIASILCIFIGSYTPYLYHMLPYPEVAANYHPYDTYHLSETLNILLFTALGFFLFTKKLAPEPTISIDLDWFYRMGGRGFLWLASKPIQGMDTAWGEAYRYLGLIPLMAKARFASWFDWNIIDLIIDGIARWVRSVGSDLRHLQTGQFQYGIFMAAAGVAAIVMIFVFA
- a CDS encoding NADH-quinone oxidoreductase subunit M, with amino-acid sequence MEDFLILNHLGWPILSVLIFLPLAGAAVLLVLRSEEGSKYWTLAVTAANAALSLPLYFNFQTGTAQYQFGEHLPWIRALDVNYTLGVDGISLLLILLTTLLMPLCVLCSWRYITRRIRHFMICLLIMETSMVGVFAALDFVLFYILWEAMLIPMYLLIAVWGGPRKVYASVKFFLYTLAGSVLMLVAIIALYFEAGTFSIPMMMGKGYSPIFQLWVFLAFFLAFAIKVPMFPFHTWLPAAHVEAPTAGSVLLASVLLKMGTYGFVRFCLPITPEAAVLFMPYILWLSVIAIIYGGLTALGQSDMKKLIAYSSVGHMGFVTLGIFVLNKNGIEGAILQMINHGITTGALFILVGMIYERTHSRELSSAAAIGRLMPVYVLFLGFFSLSSLAFPGTNSFVGEFLVLAGAFSSHKLIAACSIPGAVLAAAYMLRLLQKVVWGAESDHPHEEHLRDLNLREMVTLAPLLVFMLWIGLSPEPFMNVMHASVEHLVAQVQAGQFSQVAMSVPIP
- a CDS encoding NADH-quinone oxidoreductase subunit N, whose product is MKAILFAPELYYLGFCLLLFLVSLGRSAAAAARNLALAGSVLGVGAVAACLSFEGSLFFDAYRVDLFSQGFKLAVAIGLAAVIIFGRGLKGVRPEVHAEFYMFMVLSALGLMMLVSSVELLTIFIALEVSSYSLYVLVPMRDDRPGLHAQMEAGVKYILFGAVATGVMLFGMSYIFGITGTTYLAGIMPKLGSLMGQPVAVVGMGMLLCGFFFKLAVFPFQFWVPDVYQGASNETAAYCATAPKLGAVALLIRLVTLAGPDARALTEMLMILSVASMFYGNLIALVQKDIKRMLGFSSVAHAGYVLIGILTLREAGYGAAIYYIAGYLIMNLACFLVICQVSRDGENVAIEDLEGLHQRSPILALTLAVGMFALAGIPPFVGFMGKFMLLYNALQEGYLWLVVCAAINTAISIYYYLSVVRVSYTKDANDRPAVAVDGLTRVLSYGLMALIVVMGLLPQRLVDMAATAMKGML